CCTACTCAAACGCCTGAGCCCTCTTAATTACACTACTTGCCACCTCATTCACAGCATCATATAGTACACGACTAATCTACTTTTCCTCACTAGGACCACCACGATATCTACCCCTCATCACCATTAATGAAAACAACCCTAATCTCCTAAAACCGATCAAACGCCTAGCCCTAGGAAGCATTTTCGCGGGCTTCTTGATCTCCAACTACATTCCACCCCTAATCACACCACAAACAACAATACCTTTATATATAAAACTGTCAGCACTAGCCGTAACAATTATAGGCTTCATAGTTGCCATAGGACTAAACAATATTACACTAAACCTAAAACCAGAGCGCCCAAACCCCCTTCACTCATTTTCCTCCCTATTAGGATATTATCCTAACATTATTCACCGCACAACCCCCTACTATATCCTAATAATAAGCCAAAACCTAGCATCCCTTACAGATATTCTCTGACTAGAAAAGTTAGCCCCAAAAAGCCTATCACAAATGCAGCTTTCAGCTTCCATAATCACATCCAATCAAAAAGGACTGATCAAACTATACTTCATATCATTTATTATCTCAATAACACTAGCTACTATACTAATCATTTAACGACCACGAGTAATCTCAATTACAATAAAAATGCTAACAAATAAGGATCACCCAGCTAAAATCACCAACCAGTCCCCATAAGTATATAAAGCAGATCCACCAGCATAATCTTCACGAACAACATCCATCCCATATCCCCCCAAGACAACCCAATCTTCTATATCTTTCAAACCACAAGAAATCAAGCCTACTTCACCGTCAACAATCATTCAAACAATTATCGCAACCTCTACTAACAATCCAACAAATAACGCACTCAAAATAACAACGTTAGAACCCCAAGCC
The sequence above is drawn from the Dasypus novemcinctus mitochondrion, complete genome genome and encodes:
- the ND6 gene encoding NADH dehydrogenase subunit 6; translated protein: MMYMVFLLSVAFVISFIGFSSKPSPIYGGLGLIVGGGVGCGIVMGLGGSFLGLMVFLVYLGGMLVVFGYTTAMATEEYPEAWGSNVVILSALFVGLLVEVAMIVWMIVDGEVGLISCGLKDMEDWVVLGGYGMDVVREDYAGGSALYTYGDWLVILAGWSLFVSIFIVIEITRGR